In the genome of Methanophagales archaeon, one region contains:
- a CDS encoding branched-chain amino acid ABC transporter permease, which yields MVWGLYAGCIYILLAIGLNLIFGVMKVVNFAHGELLMLGAYAAFWIYTLSGVNPYLIIVLAMILLGIIGVFIERLCFRPIKGTGKLNEIFLSLGLIYLFQNLAALLWTTDSRSIHSPYSNVSVSVGSVRLPLDYIIIILFTIVFLIAFQLFMKRTTIGRAMRATSQNRDAAALMGINVERMDMLSFALGSALAAAAGSLWLISGQIVDPYMGSIPAIKAFAVVIIGGLGSIPGAIVAGLTLGIAENVVPLFMQSFAGLLGVSMSFTAWKDTIAFFILIIVLVIKPTGIFGEKGE from the coding sequence TTGGTATGGGGTCTGTACGCTGGCTGCATTTACATTCTCTTAGCGATAGGACTGAACCTGATTTTTGGCGTTATGAAGGTCGTGAACTTCGCACACGGAGAGTTGTTGATGCTTGGTGCCTATGCTGCATTCTGGATCTACACCCTTTCGGGGGTTAACCCCTATCTAATTATTGTTTTAGCCATGATTCTTCTGGGTATTATCGGTGTTTTCATTGAACGGCTTTGCTTCCGCCCGATAAAGGGTACAGGGAAGTTAAACGAGATCTTTCTTAGTCTTGGGTTGATTTATCTGTTTCAGAATTTAGCGGCTTTGTTATGGACAACGGACTCAAGGTCTATTCATAGTCCATACAGCAATGTGTCCGTTTCTGTGGGCTCCGTTCGGCTGCCACTGGATTATATCATTATTATCCTATTTACAATCGTATTTCTGATTGCCTTTCAACTCTTCATGAAAAGGACCACCATCGGGAGAGCGATGCGTGCTACAAGCCAGAACCGCGATGCGGCTGCTTTAATGGGCATTAACGTGGAGCGGATGGACATGCTCAGTTTTGCGTTGGGTTCCGCGCTTGCGGCTGCAGCAGGTAGCTTATGGTTGATAAGTGGTCAGATAGTGGACCCGTATATGGGCTCCATACCGGCAATAAAAGCTTTTGCTGTGGTCATCATCGGTGGGCTTGGCAGCATACCCGGAGCTATTGTTGCCGGTCTGACTTTGGGTATAGCAGAAAACGTAGTGCCATTATTCATGCAATCCTTTGCAGGTTTACTCGGCGTTTCGATGTCGTTCACCGCATGGAAGGATACGATAGCTTTCTTTATCCTGATTATAGTTCTCGTAATAAAACCGACAGGCATATTCGGGGAGAAAGGAGAGTAG
- a CDS encoding ABC transporter substrate-binding protein, which produces MNKKYGILFAVLVVSVLLVFAGSVGQSKEPGVEEIKIGVVAPLTGGASTTGTDMWQSAVLAAEQINAKGGVDVGGVYVPITLVKGDTETSRESGVKAVTKLITEDKVDLLIGGFSSGITYADQVVAAEHKVPFIITGASSPIVTRRTDIDTSYFFHHCPTTDDYPEATLLFVNEVVKPEIYERFNFSEDRPLRLGVLYQDSKYGEGVYEGIRKAIEKHNLNMEIVSAEKFKMSETDFRTVLTVIKESKPDVVYVAAFLNEQTLIVTQGRKDVGMNTIYLSVECNDDPDYYTGVGRWGEYSIQESRFSPYAIPSGPIHEVVEKFREDFKNRWGTSPSMMGASTYEGVYIAAEAIKNAGTLDKEKVRASLAELEMPQIVEVMQNGVINFSSDYRESKFALYMEQLIWNESVGETRPKIVWPDSIKETDFVLPDWYEPGSSPAATATATATKATEECKTLWYFDEESQKCQQKEFCGMYMYKGLRTFETEEECKAALEKYLREKREEKETPTPEEPGFGSFLTIVSLLAIAYMVQRRRK; this is translated from the coding sequence ATGAACAAGAAGTACGGGATTTTATTTGCTGTGTTAGTGGTTTCAGTCTTGCTTGTGTTTGCAGGCAGTGTGGGGCAATCGAAAGAGCCCGGAGTAGAAGAGATAAAGATAGGGGTTGTCGCACCTCTGACTGGTGGAGCGAGTACAACAGGGACCGATATGTGGCAGTCTGCGGTATTGGCGGCGGAGCAGATAAACGCTAAGGGCGGAGTTGATGTTGGGGGCGTTTATGTACCGATCACACTTGTTAAAGGAGACACGGAAACGAGCAGGGAAAGCGGTGTTAAAGCAGTAACGAAGCTCATTACGGAAGATAAGGTAGACTTATTGATCGGTGGTTTTTCGAGCGGCATAACGTATGCTGACCAGGTCGTTGCAGCGGAACACAAAGTGCCTTTCATAATCACCGGAGCGTCTTCCCCCATAGTAACGAGGAGAACCGATATAGATACATCCTACTTCTTCCATCACTGTCCTACAACAGACGACTATCCAGAAGCGACTTTGCTTTTTGTCAATGAAGTAGTAAAGCCCGAAATATATGAGCGGTTCAATTTTTCAGAGGACAGACCTCTCAGGTTAGGGGTTCTATACCAGGACAGCAAATATGGCGAAGGCGTTTACGAGGGTATCAGAAAGGCAATAGAGAAACACAACCTCAACATGGAGATAGTTTCAGCAGAGAAATTTAAGATGAGCGAGACGGATTTCAGGACTGTGTTAACGGTAATAAAGGAGTCTAAACCGGATGTTGTTTATGTTGCTGCATTCCTTAACGAGCAGACGCTCATAGTAACCCAGGGGAGGAAGGACGTTGGTATGAATACTATTTACCTCTCTGTCGAGTGTAATGACGACCCTGATTATTATACCGGGGTGGGGAGATGGGGAGAATACTCTATACAGGAGAGCAGATTTAGTCCTTATGCTATTCCCTCAGGACCAATCCATGAAGTAGTCGAAAAATTCAGGGAGGACTTTAAGAACAGGTGGGGTACATCCCCGAGTATGATGGGGGCATCGACATACGAGGGTGTTTACATCGCGGCGGAAGCGATTAAGAACGCAGGTACTTTGGATAAGGAAAAGGTCAGGGCTTCATTGGCTGAGCTCGAGATGCCGCAGATTGTAGAGGTGATGCAGAACGGTGTGATAAACTTTTCGTCAGATTATAGGGAGAGTAAATTCGCGCTTTACATGGAGCAGTTGATCTGGAATGAATCCGTGGGAGAGACGAGACCGAAGATAGTGTGGCCTGACAGCATAAAAGAAACTGATTTTGTACTCCCGGATTGGTATGAGCCCGGGAGTTCACCAGCTGCGACTGCGACTGCAACCGCGACTAAAGCGACTGAAGAATGCAAAACTCTGTGGTATTTCGATGAAGAAAGTCAAAAATGCCAACAGAAGGAGTTCTGCGGCATGTACATGTACAAAGGCTTGCGTACCTTTGAGACCGAAGAAGAGTGCAAAGCTGCGCTTGAAAAGTATCTTCGAGAGAAGAGAGAAGAAAAAGAAACACCAACACCAGAAGAACCAGGTTTTGGATCGTTTTTAACCATTGTCAGCCTATTAGCAATTGCATACATGGTGCAAAGAAGACGGAAGTAA
- a CDS encoding hotdog fold thioesterase, protein MEAKNKIFDAIIKRVREEPYAKKLGMELIELDEGYSKVKMTFKEDMENIFGMVHGGAIFSLIDEAFETAANTHGTAAVALSMNITYIKPVSAGDVLYAEAKEMSLSGRIGTYVINVENERGDLIALCQALVYRKKHELPFL, encoded by the coding sequence ATGGAGGCAAAAAACAAAATTTTCGATGCTATAATTAAACGTGTTAGAGAAGAACCCTATGCAAAGAAACTGGGAATGGAACTGATAGAATTGGATGAGGGGTACTCAAAAGTTAAAATGACTTTTAAAGAGGATATGGAGAATATATTTGGTATGGTGCATGGGGGGGCGATATTTTCGCTGATTGATGAGGCATTTGAGACGGCTGCGAACACACATGGAACCGCGGCGGTTGCACTTAGTATGAATATCACGTATATAAAACCCGTTTCGGCAGGAGACGTCTTATATGCGGAAGCGAAAGAGATGAGCTTATCCGGCAGAATTGGAACGTACGTTATCAACGTCGAAAATGAGAGAGGCGACCTGATCGCCCTTTGTCAAGCTCTGGTTTACAGAAAAAAGCATGAGTTACCCTTCTTGTAA